The following proteins are encoded in a genomic region of Aquella oligotrophica:
- a CDS encoding LysR family transcriptional regulator, with protein sequence MYDDILLFIKLIEVGSFSKLSNITGVAQSTISRRIANLEEEFKTELIIRTTNNLRISNAGTFLYEKFKNHKLYLENTISEVRQNYGLDTKGILRIALPVLLSKNIIAPYLGQFLEEFPDIDLILSYRSSYIDLIEEGFDAAVTTYEPTAKSYKVILLKKFYIQLYATPEYLANNGPIDTLDIAISKSTVGFLSVDGSYTNDFVAVNTITGETKNGTIPHPRIYIDNLINAYELASSHKMMITAWDSLLENELATGKLIKILPEYYFREITCYLILPSHTLTHPQQSFVKFIQDCYARIID encoded by the coding sequence ATGTATGATGATATTTTGCTATTTATAAAATTAATTGAAGTTGGTTCATTTAGCAAACTATCTAATATTACTGGTGTAGCGCAGTCAACAATAAGCCGCAGAATAGCCAACCTTGAAGAAGAATTTAAAACTGAACTAATTATAAGAACCACCAATAATCTTCGTATCAGCAATGCCGGAACTTTTCTCTATGAAAAATTCAAGAATCATAAACTTTATCTTGAAAACACGATTTCTGAAGTAAGACAAAATTATGGTCTTGATACAAAAGGAATATTGCGGATTGCCTTACCAGTGTTATTATCAAAAAACATTATTGCGCCTTATCTAGGTCAGTTTTTGGAGGAGTTTCCAGACATTGATCTTATTTTATCATACCGTTCAAGTTACATCGATCTAATTGAAGAAGGATTTGACGCCGCAGTAACTACTTATGAACCAACCGCAAAAAGCTACAAAGTAATTCTCCTAAAGAAATTTTATATTCAATTATATGCTACACCAGAGTATTTGGCTAACAATGGTCCAATTGATACCCTAGATATTGCAATAAGTAAATCAACTGTTGGTTTCTTGAGTGTTGATGGTTCTTATACAAACGACTTTGTTGCAGTAAATACTATTACGGGAGAGACAAAAAATGGCACTATCCCCCATCCAAGAATATATATCGATAATCTAATCAATGCGTATGAATTAGCAAGCTCACATAAAATGATGATAACGGCATGGGATTCACTACTCGAAAACGAACTCGCAACTGGAAAATTGATAAAAATCCTACCTGAATACTATTTCCGTGAGATTACTTGTTATTTAATTCTTCCATCTCATACTCTCACCCATCCTCAACAATCATTTGTTAAGTTCATACAAGACTGTTATGCCCGGATAATAGACTAA
- a CDS encoding trypsin-like serine protease has protein sequence MNNSLFRLTILSGSIGLILTACNSGSSSTTTTGPVAQALPASYQCLPSNLPTGTNSSKIAYAGNCSVESATETNNLQKMAVALEKYNPQNNQFPESGFYNNCSGTPIQYNSNTGVTFVLTAAHCVIGTTTPKPAGAPTTAANINTYVESLGHNQAWIYQGTNAAPLSLDQLNAQILAVYVPSQYCQGAAYNYLDDEGIYLCGDDSNISYMNGDFAVLKVQTQLGKSVTVASNIKLAPSNLNLISTKTNLLVLGYGTTNPNGTIDSENSLNSKLNYINTQYFGTNSYGTWSGSMTIMNGYLFNNIYYGLICNGDSGGGDFAWDGSNWNLVGVHSWGQIANSSISPVGMNCGVYSQTYVANASADVRQFNSWISNVLNNDNQTTGCADLGSAYACAAGTGK, from the coding sequence ATGAATAACTCTTTATTTCGACTAACAATATTAAGTGGTAGTATAGGCCTAATCTTAACTGCTTGTAATAGTGGTAGCAGCTCTACAACAACTACAGGTCCAGTTGCTCAGGCTCTACCAGCAAGTTATCAATGTTTACCATCAAATCTACCTACAGGGACAAATAGTTCAAAAATTGCATATGCAGGGAATTGTTCTGTTGAATCTGCAACTGAAACAAACAATTTGCAAAAAATGGCTGTTGCTCTAGAAAAATATAATCCGCAAAATAATCAATTCCCTGAATCAGGGTTTTATAATAATTGTTCTGGCACACCAATTCAATACAATTCAAACACAGGTGTAACATTTGTTCTTACAGCCGCACATTGTGTTATTGGCACAACGACACCAAAACCAGCAGGAGCGCCAACCACAGCAGCAAACATTAATACTTACGTAGAATCACTAGGACATAATCAGGCATGGATTTATCAGGGAACTAATGCCGCTCCACTTTCGCTAGATCAATTAAATGCCCAAATTCTTGCTGTTTATGTTCCAAGCCAATACTGTCAAGGAGCCGCATATAATTATTTAGATGACGAAGGTATCTATTTGTGTGGTGATGATTCCAATATATCTTATATGAATGGTGACTTTGCTGTATTGAAGGTACAAACTCAGCTTGGCAAATCAGTAACAGTTGCATCAAACATAAAATTAGCTCCTTCAAATCTTAATTTGATTAGCACTAAAACTAATTTATTAGTTTTAGGATATGGCACAACTAATCCGAATGGCACAATTGATAGCGAGAACTCTCTAAATAGTAAGTTAAATTATATAAACACACAGTATTTTGGTACAAATAGTTATGGAACATGGTCGGGATCAATGACTATTATGAATGGGTATCTATTTAATAATATTTATTATGGTCTTATCTGTAATGGTGATTCTGGTGGCGGAGACTTTGCTTGGGATGGAAGCAATTGGAATCTAGTTGGTGTTCATTCTTGGGGTCAAATAGCTAACTCATCTATCTCACCAGTCGGAATGAACTGTGGAGTATATAGTCAAACATATGTTGCAAATGCTTCAGCTGATGTTCGCCAATTTAATTCTTGGATTAGTAATGTTTTAAATAATGATAATCAGACAACTGGATGTGCAGATCTCGGTAGTGCTTATGCGTGTGCAGCAGGAACTGGTAAATAA